A single genomic interval of Macaca nemestrina isolate mMacNem1 chromosome 14, mMacNem.hap1, whole genome shotgun sequence harbors:
- the LOC105463993 gene encoding protein SET isoform X1: protein MAPKRQSPLLPQKKKPRPPPALGPEETSASAGLPKKGEKEQQEAIEHIDEVQNEIDRLNEQASEEILKVEQKYNKLRQPFFQKRSELIAKIPNFWVTTFVNHPQVSALLGEEDEEALHYLTRVEVTEFEDIKSGYRIDFYFDENPYFENKVLSKEFHLNESGDPSSKSTEIKWKSGKDLTKRSSQTQNKASRKRQHEEPESFFTWFTDHSDAGADELGEVIKDDIWPNPLQYYLVPDMDDEEGEGEEDDDDDEEEEGLEDIDEEGDEDEGEEDEDDDEGEEGEEDEGEDD from the exons ATGGCCCCTAAACGCCAGTCTCCACTCCTGCCTCAAAAGAAGAAACCAAGACCACCGCCTGCTCTGGGACCGGAGGAGACATCAGCCTCTGCAGGCTTGCCGAAGAAGGGAG aaaaagaACAGCAAGAAGCAATTGAACACATTGATGAAGTACAAAATGAAATAGACAG ACTTAATGAACAAGCCAGTGAGGAGATTTTGAAAGTAGAACAGAAATATAACAAACTCCGCCAACCATTTTTTCAGAAGAGGTCAGAATTGATCGCCAAAATCCCAAATTTTTGGGTAACAACATTTGTCAACCATCCACAAG TGTCTGCACTGCTTGGGGAGGAAGACGAAGAGGCACTGCATTATTTGACCAGAGTTGAAGTGACAGAATTTGAAGATATTAAATCAGGTTACAGAATAGATTTT TATTTTGATGAAAATCCttactttgaaaataaagttcTCTCCAAAGAATTTCATCTGAATGAGAGTGGTGATCCATCTTCAAAGTCCAccgaaatcaaatggaaatctgGAAAG GATTTGACGAAACGTTCAAGTCAAACGCAGAATAAAGCCAGCAGGAAGAGGCAGCATGAGGAACCAGAGAGCTTCTTTACCTGGTTTACTGACCATTCTGATGCAGGTGCTGATGAGTTAGGAGAGGTCATCAAAGATGATATTTGGCCAAACCCATTACAGTACTACTTG GTTCCTGATATGGATgatgaagaaggagaaggagaagaagatgatgatgatgatgaagaggaggaaggattaGAAGATATTGATGAAGAAGGGGATGAGGATGAAggtgaagaagatgaagatgatgatgaaggggaggaaggagag GAGGATGAAGGAGAAGATGACTAA
- the LOC105463993 gene encoding protein SET isoform X2, producing MSAPAAKVSKKELNSNHDGADETSEKEQQEAIEHIDEVQNEIDRLNEQASEEILKVEQKYNKLRQPFFQKRSELIAKIPNFWVTTFVNHPQVSALLGEEDEEALHYLTRVEVTEFEDIKSGYRIDFYFDENPYFENKVLSKEFHLNESGDPSSKSTEIKWKSGKDLTKRSSQTQNKASRKRQHEEPESFFTWFTDHSDAGADELGEVIKDDIWPNPLQYYLVPDMDDEEGEGEEDDDDDEEEEGLEDIDEEGDEDEGEEDEDDDEGEEGEEDEGEDD from the exons ATGTCGGCGCCGGCGGCCAAAGTCAGTAAAAAGGAGCTCAACTCCAACCACGACGGGGCCGACGAGACCTCAG aaaaagaACAGCAAGAAGCAATTGAACACATTGATGAAGTACAAAATGAAATAGACAG ACTTAATGAACAAGCCAGTGAGGAGATTTTGAAAGTAGAACAGAAATATAACAAACTCCGCCAACCATTTTTTCAGAAGAGGTCAGAATTGATCGCCAAAATCCCAAATTTTTGGGTAACAACATTTGTCAACCATCCACAAG TGTCTGCACTGCTTGGGGAGGAAGACGAAGAGGCACTGCATTATTTGACCAGAGTTGAAGTGACAGAATTTGAAGATATTAAATCAGGTTACAGAATAGATTTT TATTTTGATGAAAATCCttactttgaaaataaagttcTCTCCAAAGAATTTCATCTGAATGAGAGTGGTGATCCATCTTCAAAGTCCAccgaaatcaaatggaaatctgGAAAG GATTTGACGAAACGTTCAAGTCAAACGCAGAATAAAGCCAGCAGGAAGAGGCAGCATGAGGAACCAGAGAGCTTCTTTACCTGGTTTACTGACCATTCTGATGCAGGTGCTGATGAGTTAGGAGAGGTCATCAAAGATGATATTTGGCCAAACCCATTACAGTACTACTTG GTTCCTGATATGGATgatgaagaaggagaaggagaagaagatgatgatgatgatgaagaggaggaaggattaGAAGATATTGATGAAGAAGGGGATGAGGATGAAggtgaagaagatgaagatgatgatgaaggggaggaaggagag GAGGATGAAGGAGAAGATGACTAA